In Haliscomenobacter hydrossis DSM 1100, the DNA window CGTTGATCTCTGCATCTTGAATAAAAACATGCAAGCAATGAAAAAAATACTGATCCTGGCTTTAGGTCTCATCCTCACAAGTGGAGCCTATGCGCAACGTGAAGAAACCCTTTTCAACCAAACCCGATTGGATCTAACCGGATTTTGGTTTTCGGACAGCCACAATTTCACTTTCCTCGAAGACGATACGGAGTATTTCACGGGCGGTAACTTCGCCTTTGAATTTGGCCGCTCCTTGATGGTGGGTTGGGCCTGGCAAAGAATGAAAGACAGCTACCCCTTGGCCAACGAAAATGGCGTGTACGATCTGCGTCACCGTGGTTTGTTGATCGCTTATGCGCCTACCACCACCAAAGTCATTCACCCATACCTCAGTGCCGTAGTCGGCGGAGGCCGCATCGATTTTGACGACAACTCCACATTTAGCCGCGACCGCGTATTTGTGCTTCAACCTGCAGTTGGTTTGGAGGTCAATGTATTTCGTTGGTTCCGCCTGGGTGCCGAAGGTGGCTACCGTTTGGTGAGCGATGTGAATGGCGGTGGTTTGCAGAATAGTGATGTTTCCAAGCCATTTGCACAGTTGCAATTGCGCTTTGGGTATTCCTGGGGGAGTACTTGGTGGTAATAGCGTTGAGAAGGTTGAGGAGGTTGAGAAAGTTGAGGCTACCGCAAGCGACATTTCACTCGTTGAATCGCTCGCGGTAGCCTCAACCTTCTCAACCTCCTCAACCACTAAACTTATTTCGCTACCACCACCATCTTCTTCGTTTCCGTAAAGTTGGTCGTTTCGAGCGTGTAATTCATCACGCCTGAAGCTTTGATGTCGCTTTGTTTCAGAATAAACTGTTGTTGTCCTTTGGCGAAATCGCCCTGGGTGCGGAAAAGTACCTTCCCTTCCACGTTGCGTACCACGAGGGTAGCTTTGGCTGCTTGAGGCAGGTAAAAAGAAATTGCCGTTTCTTCGTGGAATGGATTGGGCGTATTTTGGAATAACAAGGCTTTGTCTCCCTTTACCACTGCCGATTTGAAGTTCATGTTGATGCCCACCTGCTCGTCATTGAGCGTGTAAGCTTCCATGGCCGTAGGGCGACTTTGCAGGGCCAGGATTTTGCTGAGGGGCAAGTCCTTTCGGCTGTTGATTTTCAAGGTAAACAATACCTCGTTCAATTTTTCTTTGGGCAGCGGATTGGCGATGTTCCAACTGCTGGTAATCAGGCCATTCTTTGGAAAAAAACCAAAATTGTCTTCGTGAAGGATACCTGATCCAATGCCCGTAATTTCGGCCAGGGTAGGATCGATAAAGATGGACAACTGAAACCCTTGAACCGAACCCAGGTTTTGGGCAGTAATGGGAATCTCATAACTCTGGCCAGCCTTCAGTTCCTGCTCATCCGTACTGAGTTCAAGATCGCGTACGGCCCGTTTGTCGGCTACCTTTTGGGCATTGATGGCCAAACTGAACGTACTCAGGAGGAATACAAAGAAGATATGTCTTTTCATGGTCGTATGATTTGTACTGTTTAATGTTGTTTGCAATCGGGTAAGGGGCGACAAAAAAATAAGGGTTCATTTTGCCCCACTACTAAAGACAAATTTATTGCAAAAAATTCAAACAAGTTGAAACTTAACTAGGACTCATCCAGTTTTTTTCTTCAAGTGCTGAATCTTTTGTACTCTTGCTCAATGAATACAACATCTTCCCCTGCAATGCCCATGTGGCGAGCCTACATGGTGCTTGGAATCCTCAGTTTGGTTTGGGGCACTTCCTTCATCCTGATCAAAAAAAGTTTGGAATTTTTCACTCCGGTACAAGTGGCCTGTTTGCGCATGTCCCTTTCAGCGTTGGCCTTTGTACCTGTATTGCTGTACAACCGCAAGCGGATGGATTGGTCGCGGTTGCCCTTGTTGATTGTATTGGGCTTGTGCAGCAGTGCGCTACCAGCCATTCTTTTTTCTACTGCACAACAAAAAATCAGCAGCGCAACGGCGGGAGTACTTAATTCTTTAACGCCCCTGTTTACGATGATCATTGGGGTAGTCATGTTCAATGTAAAAGTGAAATGGCTGCAGGTGCTCGGTATATTGCTGGGTTTGGCCGGGGCAGCCTGTTTGATTCTGCTGGGTAAAGGGGGGATAGCCAACAGCCCGGTGGGTTATGCCCTGTTGATCGTGTTGGCCACCTTGTGTTATGCCACAGGTACCAATATTATTGCCTCCAAATTCCGGGATATGGACAGTCTACTGGTGAGCGCGGGGTCTTTTGGCACGGTGGGAGTGCCCATGGGCATCTACCTTTTATTGGGCACCGATTTTATTCCTCGCTTGGCTGCTTTGCCCAATCCCTGGCTGGCCATGGGGTATGTGGCTACCTTGTCCTGGGTAGGCACGGTACTGGCGACCATCATTTTTTTCAAAGTCATCCAACAGACTTCGGCAATTTTTGGCGCTACGGTAGCTTACCTGATGCCCATCATTGCCATCTTGTGGGGCGTTTTGGATGGGGAGAAAATTGGCTTTTTGCACGTGGCTTGTATGGCCATTATCTTGCTGGGGGTATCTTTGAGCAGAAAATCAGCTTAAACGTTCGTCATCCCGAATTTTTTAGTGCAACAAAAGCGACACTTTTTTAACACAAAGAGCACAAAGGAAAGCACAAAGAACACAAGGCAGCGCTTGTTTTTGTGCACTTTGTGCTTTCCTTTGTGTCCTTTGTGTTACTTTTTTGATCCGCTTTGGTCTTTTTCAAAAATTCGGGATAACTCATGCCTAAGAGTAAGATCAGAACTCTGCATTACCCGGAGTTCTTGGAAACGCGATGACATCGCGAATATTGGACATCCCCGTGATGAACTGTACCATCCGTTCAAAACCCAAGCCAAACCCAGCGTGGGGTGCCCCGCCAAATTTGCGCAATTGTAAATACCACCACAACTCTTCTTCGGCGATACCGATGGCTTTGATCCGTTCTACTAAAAGATCGTGCCGATCTTCGCGTTGTGAACCTCCGATGACCTCACCAATACCGGGGAAGAGTACATCCATTGCCGCTACGGTTTTGTCATCATCGTTGAGGCGCATGTAAAATGCCTTGATCTCCTTCGGATAATTGCGTACAATTACAGGTTTTTTGAATTCTTTTTCAACGAGATAACGCTCGTGCTCGGATTGCAAATCACTACCCCACTCTACCGGAAATTCAAATTTTTTCTCTTTGTAGGGCTTCGATTTCATCAAAATCTCGACCGCTTCGGTATAGGTAATGCGTTCAAAAGCATTGTCTACCACAAAGCGCAACTGCTCGATCAAGCCCATGGCCCGGCGTTTGTCTTTGGGTAGCGCATTCTGCTCTTCCGCCAAACGTTTGTCCAAAAGTTCAAGATCGGCAAGATGGTTTTCCAGGCAGTAGTTGATGAGGTATTTGGTAAATTCCTCCGCCAAGTCCATGTTGTCTACGATATCGTTGAATGCGACTTCGGGTTCGATCATCCAAAACTCGGCCAGGTGGCGCGGCGTATTGGAGTTTTCTGCGCGAAAAGTGGGGCCAAACGTATAAATTTTGCCCAGTGCCAGTGCGGCAATTTCGCCTTGAAGTTGGCCGGACACGGTCAGGTTGGTGGCTTTACCGAAGAAATCCTGAGTATAATCTACACTACCATCCTCCAAACGGGGAGGACTATTGGTATCCAAAGTGGTTACATGGAACATTTCACCCGCACCTTCGGCATCACTTCCGGTGATGATGGGGGTATGGATGTAGAAGAAACCACGGTCGTTGTAAAATTTGTGGACGGCAAAAGCGATGGCGTGCCGCAAGCGGAATACCGAACTAAAGGTGTTCGTACGCATGCGAAAATGCGCGTTGGTGCGCAAAAACTCCATGGTTTGCACCTTGGGTTGCATCATGTACCCGTCTTCAGGATTACATTCTCCCAAAACTTCAATGCTCTCAGCCAATATTTCAACGGCTTGTCCTGCACCCTGGGAAGCTACCAATTGCCCCGTAATACTCAAACAAGCGTGGAATTTGATTTTTTTGATGATGG includes these proteins:
- a CDS encoding T9SS type A sorting domain-containing protein translates to MKRHIFFVFLLSTFSLAINAQKVADKRAVRDLELSTDEQELKAGQSYEIPITAQNLGSVQGFQLSIFIDPTLAEITGIGSGILHEDNFGFFPKNGLITSSWNIANPLPKEKLNEVLFTLKINSRKDLPLSKILALQSRPTAMEAYTLNDEQVGINMNFKSAVVKGDKALLFQNTPNPFHEETAISFYLPQAAKATLVVRNVEGKVLFRTQGDFAKGQQQFILKQSDIKASGVMNYTLETTNFTETKKMVVVAK
- a CDS encoding DMT family transporter translates to MNTTSSPAMPMWRAYMVLGILSLVWGTSFILIKKSLEFFTPVQVACLRMSLSALAFVPVLLYNRKRMDWSRLPLLIVLGLCSSALPAILFSTAQQKISSATAGVLNSLTPLFTMIIGVVMFNVKVKWLQVLGILLGLAGAACLILLGKGGIANSPVGYALLIVLATLCYATGTNIIASKFRDMDSLLVSAGSFGTVGVPMGIYLLLGTDFIPRLAALPNPWLAMGYVATLSWVGTVLATIIFFKVIQQTSAIFGATVAYLMPIIAILWGVLDGEKIGFLHVACMAIILLGVSLSRKSA
- the asnS gene encoding asparagine--tRNA ligase, which translates into the protein MRRIEIAKVLAQPALDDTITVMGWVRAFRGNRFIALNDGSTPHTLQIVLDAEKIDETIIKKIKFHACLSITGQLVASQGAGQAVEILAESIEVLGECNPEDGYMMQPKVQTMEFLRTNAHFRMRTNTFSSVFRLRHAIAFAVHKFYNDRGFFYIHTPIITGSDAEGAGEMFHVTTLDTNSPPRLEDGSVDYTQDFFGKATNLTVSGQLQGEIAALALGKIYTFGPTFRAENSNTPRHLAEFWMIEPEVAFNDIVDNMDLAEEFTKYLINYCLENHLADLELLDKRLAEEQNALPKDKRRAMGLIEQLRFVVDNAFERITYTEAVEILMKSKPYKEKKFEFPVEWGSDLQSEHERYLVEKEFKKPVIVRNYPKEIKAFYMRLNDDDKTVAAMDVLFPGIGEVIGGSQREDRHDLLVERIKAIGIAEEELWWYLQLRKFGGAPHAGFGLGFERMVQFITGMSNIRDVIAFPRTPGNAEF